The nucleotide window TTTCGAGATGCTCAACTCAAATCTAGACCTACAACCAACAGTATTTATTTTGCTTTTGACAATTACTTCACACGAGGCATAGGTCACATGCCTAAATACTTAAAATGACATTAATATCAGTTTAAAGAGATGACATTGGTTAAAAGGTCGGCAAGTAACTTCATGCCTACTGTGCCAAAGCAATTTACAGTTATTAAAATGGGAGTGTGGATATAATGGTAATATCCAAATTCCACGTAGAACTCGAGTTGCGAATGTCAATCTTTCCTCTGCGGTACCTCAAACTGTGGTCATTACCAGCTGAGAAACTGGAGAGTTGATTACTCCTGGCACAGAGTTGTCTGACCAGTGTCTTAACACCTACTCCGAGCTGATGGTTTTATTAGTCTTAAGTCACCTTTTCCACCTTTGCTTGAACAGCATCAAATCCGCCAATCCAGGTAAGAGGGAAACTGCCAGTCGTGATCAACACCACCGCCTGTACAAATTGGGACTCTTCATAGCTGTGCACAGATGCCAGGTTTGCGCCAAGGTACTTTACAGTGTTGTACACAGGCTTCAGTTTTTCTCCAAGTAACTGACAGTGGCGCTAGAGCAAGCAgtacacagagacaaagacatgTCATAATGGAAGTATTAGTCAGTTGTCCAGTCTGAGAATTTGTCTTCTGGACTCTCAAAATAGGAATTAGTTCATCTCAGTCTTAACCCATGCCTTGAGGGTTCTAATATACAAGAGGGCCCAACTCCACACAATATTGAAAAGCCTATAGAAAATTGCAATTACTGCATATTAAGGGGAGGTTCAGTATTTTACATGAGGCGCCTGTTAAAATAAGGCCAAAGCACCTTAAACTCAAAATACTAAGTTGACTTCAATTGTAGAAAGCAAGCATTATACCTCCGCATTGGGCCATGTCCTTGCCGTTTTGACAAACATGAAGCAGCGTGAATTAAAATGGAACCAGCCTCTGGGGCATGGGTTTCTTTGGTCTGCTGCAAATGTCACCAAATCATCTGAAAGTAGAAGACAGGGAGGGTTCCGAAATTGCAGCAGACTTTAAAGGATAGTCCAGACTGACCCTTGCATCAAAAATAACATTTGGAGATCAGTCATACCacactacaacaaaacatacacaATCAATGATGTAAAgcacaaactcattccacagagcaCAGAGTGTCTacaggttttcgctcctccctcgATTGATCAATttaggtcactaattagtaaggaactcccctcacctggttgtctaggtcttcattgaaAGGTAAGCCAACTGCAGATGCAAGAGACTCCGTGGAATGCGTTTGACACTCGTGATGTAAAGTGTGAGGCTGACTCTTACTTGCTATGCGCGCAGTCATTCTGTCGCCCAGTGTAAAGGCAGCGCAGAGAAGCAGTAGAAGGGTCAACATCGCCATGGTGATAGTctcctgagagacacacacacacacacacgagataaGCCATCAGTGTTTCCCCAACCTCTCCTCGAGTACCCCAGCAAGTCCACTTAACACATTCAACTAATGAAGGGCTAAGGAATACCAGTCATCATCTCTTCCACCACAGAGTAGATTAGCCTGGCACACGGGAATAAGGAGAAGTCTATGCTCTTGGTTTCTCCCCAAAACAGCACCCTAGACATGGTTTTAAATGTGACGTTTTAAGCCAATAGTTGACTAACCAGAGGTGGGATAACGTCAAGTCGCGTTGATTTAGTAACTTGCAGTGTCTAATACTCGAGATTTGTTTGACAGTTGAACACGTGAAAAAAtatttactactactatgacctgttggagacccctgcccTATGTAACGCACCACATTTGAATAGGGTCACATATGCccaatgggtcctggtcaaaagtagtgcaccacataggtTACCATTTGGGATGAAAGCAGATACAGCACTAGATGACTATGTTGAACTCTCACCTGTAGTCTGGTCATGTCAGCGCTCTGTTTGTGAGATGGGTTCTACTGCTTCCTGCTCTCCTTTTTTAAGGACCCATCCAgtcagacccctccctctctcatcctttaaccggtcaaataatcaactaatcatcaagcttttatcatttgaatcagctgtgttgtgttagggcaaaaaccaaaacgtgtagCCACCGGAAGAAGTTTGCTGGTGCAGGGTACTTTTAATGAATGCTATTTTCAATTGGGGTGCTGAAAAATATCTTTGCCTGTGCTACAGGCACTCTATTGGTCCACtattatagcacaacttttgtgAAAATGTAACAAATCTATAAAAagttaacatatatatatatatatattggacacacctactcattcaaggctttttctttattttcactattttctttgtagaataatagtgaagacatcaaaactgtgaaataacaaatgaaggcctgattcacacagtctctgaacagttgatgttgagatgtgtctgttacttgaactctgtgaagcatttatttgggctgccatttcttttcttttcttttttaaatgtaacctttatttaaccaggtaggcaagttgaaaacaagttctcattcacaattgcgacctggccaagataaagcaaagcagtttgacacatacagcgGAGcaaaatttgcaaataaattcattaaaaatcctacaatgtgattttctggatttttttcttctcattttgtctgtcatcgttgatgacattgccgaagtccaggattagtaggatggtcagttttacaagggtatgtttggcagcatgagtgaaggatgctttgttgtgtgaaataggaagccaattctagatttaactttggattggagatgtttgatgtgggtctgcaAGGAgactttacagtctaaccagacaccgaggtatttgtagttgtccacgtattctaagtcagaaccgtccagagtagtgatgtctgtaggtctgtagcagtttgggtcaagagtgtgtccccctttgaagagggggatgaccgcagctgttttccaatctttgggaatctcagatgacacgaaagagaggttgaacaggctagtaataggggtggcaacaatttctgcagatcattttagaaagaaagggtccagattgtctagcccggctgatttataggggtccagatgttgcagctctttcagaacatcagctgactggatttgggagaaggagaaatggggaaggcttgggcgagttgctgtgggggtgcagtgctgttgaccggggtaggggtagccaggtggaaagcatggccagccgtagaaaaatgcttattgaaattctcaattatagtggatttatcagtggtcacagtgtttcctatcttcagtgcagtgggcagctgggaggaggtgttcttattctccatggactttacagtgtcccagaacgttttggagttagtgttgcaggaagcaaatttctgcttgaaaaagctagccttggcttttcaaactgcctgtgtataatggtttctagcttccctgaaaagctacatatcacggggctgttcgatgctaatgcggaacgccataggatgtttttgtgttggttaagcgcagtcaggtctggggagaaccaagggctatatcagttcctggttctaaatttcttgaatggggcatgcttattttaGATGGTTAggaagacatttaaaaaaataaccaggcatgaTGAGATccatatccttccaggataccccggccaggtcgattagaaaggcctgctcgctgaagtgtttcaggtagtgtttgacagtgatgagtggaggtcgtttgaccgctgacccattactgatgcaggcaatgaggcagtgatcgctgagatcttggttgaatacagcagaggtgtatttggagggaaaGTTGGTTTGGATGATATCTATgatggtgcccgtgtttacggcattgggggggtacctggtaggttcattgatcatttgtgtgagattgagggcatcaagcttagattgtaggatggctggggtgttaagcatgttccagtttaggtcgcctagcagaacgagctctgaagatagatggggggcaatcagttcacatatggtgtccagagcacagctgggggcagagggtggtctatagcaggcggcaacggtgagagacttgattttagagaggtggattttttaaagtagaagttcaaattgtttgggtacagacctggatagtaggacagaactctgcttTGCATtagattgcaacactgccccctttggcagttctatcttgtctgaaaatgttgtagttcgggatgaaaatttcagaattgttggtggtcttcctaagccaggattcagacacagctagaacatccgggttggcagagtgtgctaaagcagtgaataaaacaaacttagggaggaggcttctaatgttaacatgcatgaaacccaGGCTAtaacggttacagaagtcatcaaaagcgagcgcctggggaataggagtggagctaggcactgcagggcctggattcacctctacatcaccagaggaaaagaggaggataagggtatggctaaaagcAATGacaattggtcgtctagaacgtctggaacagagagtaaaaggaggtttctgggggcgatgaaatagcttcaaggtataatgtacagacaaaggtatggtaggatgtgaatacagtggaggtaaacctaggtattgagtgatgatgagagaaatattgtctctagaaacatcattgacaccaggagatgtcattgcatgtgtgggtggtggaactaaatggttggataaggtatagtgagcatgactggaggctctacagtgaaataagccaataaacactaaccagaacagcaatggacaaggcatatggacattaaggagaggcatgcttagtcgagtgatcaaaaaggttcagtgagtatttatttatttattttcattttacctttatttaaccaggcaagtcagttaagaacaaattcttattttcaatgacggcctaggaacagtgggttaactgtctgttcaggggcagaacgacagatttgcaacccaacgctctaaccactaggctaccctgccgccactgcAGGGTAGtaaggttggttggggtcacggcgattcagacagctagccgggccatcggtagcaagctagcataggatggaggtctgtttttagccacctcgtgcgtttccgtcggtaggattagtggggttccgtgtggtagaggggatcaatccaattcgcAAAAAAAAATAGATacagttatagaggcccaagaaaaaaGAAAATAATTGTCCGACAGATCttttcagatagcagccgataagacagctaacgattagcggaccgcagatgggcgttcaggtaacgacgcgacggaggagccagctggataactccctcgggcagataacaTCAGAAGTCCAGTTGTGATGTCCCGGTggggcagtaaaacgggtccggataggtgattgtagcccaggagtggctgatggaactcttcagctggctagctccggaataattgatgtttgctccgggatcgaagtaagccgatagtcacacggatagcagctagctagctgcgagatccaggtataaatgtccagagcttgcgatTGAAATCCgggaacatggagagaaaaataggtccggtgtGTTCCGGTCCGAGCCGctccgtacaaaactggcgatagattttcgagctaaaggatagctgatgaacacaaaccgtggttagcttaatactaacgattagccagtaaagaagctaactagcttctggctagcttctggctagcttctggttagcttctatgGTGGATTACAGATGAGGGAAATAATACTttcttttatttttataaattggtgaggcgggttgcaggagagtgttttgaagttgagtttatggaaaagaaaaaatatatataaaaaggtaAGCGAAGAaaattgtaaatatatatatatatatatacgggacacgacaagacgaagacaaaagacgtctgaccgctatgccatcttggtgacagtgtgaggctggtaactctaatgaacttatcctctacagcaaaggtaactctgggtcttcctttcctgtggcggtcctcaggagagccagtttcatcatagcgcttgatggtttttgcgactgcaattgaagaaactttcaaagttcttgaaatgttcctcattgactgaccttca belongs to Oncorhynchus gorbuscha isolate QuinsamMale2020 ecotype Even-year linkage group LG22, OgorEven_v1.0, whole genome shotgun sequence and includes:
- the LOC124010066 gene encoding ladderlectin-like, with translation MTRLQETITMAMLTLLLLLCAAFTLGDRMTARIANDLVTFAADQRNPCPRGWFHFNSRCFMFVKTARTWPNAERHCQLLGEKLKPVYNTVKYLGANLASVHSYEESQFVQAVVLITTGSFPLTWIGGFDAVQAKVEKDRLWFWSDGSKFDHQSWAEGEPNNHNGRREPCIQINFGAENGWNDESCGESYPSVCSIRTCLILQTVN